From one Eucalyptus grandis isolate ANBG69807.140 chromosome 9, ASM1654582v1, whole genome shotgun sequence genomic stretch:
- the LOC104420179 gene encoding tyrosine N-monooxygenase, translating into MTKFKFGSIHKNGRYVPQLPPGPAPWPIIGCVPEMLSQKPVFRWIHRLMKEMDTDIACIRLGNVHVIPVTCPEIAREFLKKHDATFSSRPTSMATRTYSGGFLTTILSPYGDQWMKMRRVIVSEIISPARHHWLKDKRTEEADNLVKYIYNRSTSSSRTVNVRTAARQYTGNVIRKLMFGKRYFGEERADGGPTIAEEEHVEAIFTILKYLYAFCISDYFPWLVGLDLDGHEKFVKEAVSTVNNYHDPIIDARIGKWRRFGNLNEESTSNDPHDLLDVLATLKDSEGKPLLTPEEIKAQVTEIMFATVDNPSNAVEWAMAEMINQPEILKTATEELDRVVGKERLVQECDIPHLNYIKACIRETFRLHPIAPFIPPHVAMSDAIVAGYFIPKGSHVLLSRLGLGRNPKVWNKPLEFRPERHFTSDCTEVQLTEPDLRFISFSTGRRGCVASMLGTAMTVMLLARMVQGFNWMALPNVTSINLDESFEDLSLADPLIAHAEPRLPLHLYP; encoded by the exons atgacaaaatttaagtTCGGTAGTATCCACAAAAATGGAAGATATGTGCCACAACTTCCCCCCGGTCCTGCCCCATGGCCCATCATTGGCTGTGTGCCCGAAATGCTGAGCCAAAAGCCAGTATTCCGGTGGATACATCGCCTCATGAAGGAGATGGACACTGACATTGCATGTATTCGGCTCGGCAATGTTCATGTCATTCCCGTGACATGTCCCGAAATCGCCCGAGAATTCCTTAAGAAGCACGATGCGACATTTTCATCAAGGCCTACTTCGATGGCAACACGAACATATAGCGGCGGATTCCTCACAACCATCCTAAGTCCTTATGGCGACCAATGGATGAAAATGAGGAGAGTTATAGTTTCGGAAATTATTTCCCCCGCGAGACATCATTGGCTCAAGGATAAAAGAACCGAGGAAGCGGACAACTTGGTCAAGTACATTTACAACCGAAGCACAAGCTCGAGCAGAACTGTCAATGTGAGGACCGCCGCCAGACAATATACTGGAAACGTGATCCGGAAATTAATGTTTGGTAAAAGATACTTCGGAGAGGAAAGGGCGGACGGGGGACCAACCATTGCTGAGGAAGAACACGTCGAGGCGATATTTACTATACTTAAGTATTTATACGCATTTTGCATATCTGACTATTTTCCTTGGTTGGTAGGGCTTGATTTAGATGGTCACGAGAAGTTTGTTAAAGAGGCTGTCAGCACTGTAAACAACTATCATGATCCCATAATTGATGCAAGGATCGGAAAATGGAGGAGGTTCGGCAATTTGAACGAGGAATCTACCAGCAATGATCCTCATGATTTGCTCGATGTTCTGGCTACGCTCAAAGATTCAGAGGGAAAGCCACTTCTTACGCCTGAAGAAATCAAAGCACAAGTAACG GAAATAATGTTTGCCACTGTTGACAACCCCTCAAACGCAGTTGAATGGGCTATGGCCGAGATGATAAACCAACCCGAAATCCTCAAGACAGCAACGGAGGAATTGGACAGGGTCGTTGGTAAAGAGAGACTAGTtcaagaatgtgacatcccacaTCTTAACTATATCAAAGCATGCATTCGAGAAACCTTCAGGCTCCATCCAATCGCACCTTTCATCCCTCCGCACGTGGCCATGTCTGATGCCATTGTCGCTGGCTACTTTATCCCAAAGGGAAGTCACGTGCTATTGAGCCGTCTTGGCCTCGGGCGAAACCCTAAGGTCTGGAACAAGCCACTCGAGTTTAGGCCAGAGCGGCACTTTACTAGCGACTGCACTGAAGTTCAGCTCACAGAGCCAGACTTACGCTTCATTTCCTTCAGCACAGGGCGGCGTGGCTGCGTGGCTTCAATGCTTGGGACTGCGATGACCGTCATGCTTCTCGCTAGGATGGTTCAAGGGTTTAATTGGATGGCACTGCCTAATGTCACAAGCATCAATCTTGATGAGTCCTTTGAGGATCTGTCTCTTGCCGATCCGCTCATTGCTCATGCAGAGCCACGTTTGCCATTGCATCTCTATCCTTGA
- the LOC104420180 gene encoding monooxygenase 2, with product MEEVVIVGAGIAGLATAVALKKVGVQALVLERSEGLRAVGAALTLFPNAWHALDALGISDKLTSIYTPFFKGYVTDVKTKAIQEVRYGASNGNGDQQIAVNRKVLSEVLAEELPPNTIRFSSKLTSIETQVEQGSSICILALEDGTIIKSKVVIGCDGVHSRVARWLGLGPPVDSGRSAIRGLAVYPRGHGLNQEFQQFVDVSKRAGFVPLNDKEIYWFLLCKVPPKDADHGGDPDSILREVIDNLAEDFPPLYLDVVGHSDPSTLTWGPLLFRHPWDVVLGNLARANITVAGDAMHPMTPDLGQGAGSALEDAVVLGRLIGSSISKLGKLETREVGLALKSYVGERRWRAATLITASFVSGWVSQDGSSWWMRFLRDVFYKFILGRAFSASRYDCGKLC from the exons ATGGAGGAGGTCGTGATCGTCGGAGCAGGCATCGCGGGGCTGGCGACGGCGGTGGCCCTGAAGAAGGTCGGGGTGCAAGCACTGGTGCTGGAGAGATCGGAGGGGCTGAGAGCCGTCGGCGCAGCCCTCACCCTCTTCCCCAATGCCTGGCACGCCCTGGATGCGCTCGGGATTTCGGATAAGCTCACCTCCATTTACACTCCTTtcttcaa GGGCTACGTGACCGATGTGAAGACCAAAGCCATCCAGGAAGTGCGTTATGGTGCGAGCAACGG gAACGGAGATCAACAAATAGCGGTCAACCGGAAAGTCTTATCAGAGGTCTTGGCGGAGGAATTGCCTCCAAACACCATCCGATTCTCTTCGAAGCTCACTTCCATTGAAACCCAAGTGGAGCAAGGCTCATCTATTTGTATCCTCGCGCTTGAAGATGGAACTATCATCAAGTCCAAG GTTGTTATCGGATGTGACGGGGTGCATTCTAGGGTAGCCCGCTGGCTAGGGCTTGGCCCGCCAGTTGATTCTGGCCGGTCTGCAATTCGCGGGCTGGCCGTGTACCCACGAGGCCATGGGTTGAACCAAGAGTTTCAGCAGTTCGTGGATGTCTCGAAGAGGGCTGGTTTCGTTCCTCTCAACGATAAGGAGATCTACTGGTTCTTACTTTGCAAAGTTCCTCCAAAAG ATGCGGACCACGGAGGTGACCCAGATTCGATACTAAGAGAAGTGATTGATAACTTAGCCGAAGACTTTCCTCCCTTGTACCTCGACGTTGTCGGCCACTCCGACCCTTCCACATTGACGTGGGGCCCGCTGCTTTTCCGTCATCCGTGGGACGTCGTCCTTGGGAACCTGGCTCGCGCGAACAtcacggtggccggagatgCCATGCACCCCATGACGCCAGATTTGGGCCAAGGTGCGGGTTCGGCCCTCGAGGATGCAGTTGTGTTGGGTCGGCTCATTGGAAGCTCAATTTCCAAACTAGGCAAACTCGAGACGCGGGAGGTCGGGTTAGCGCTCAAGAGTTACGTGGGGGAGAGGAGGTGGAGGGCGGCGACGTTGATCACGGCGTCGTTTGTGTCGGGTTGGGTTTCACAGGATGGGTCTAGTTGGTGGATGAGGTTCCTAAGGGACGTCTTCTATAAATTTATACTGGGAAGAGCCTTTAGTGCTAGTAGGTACGACTGCGGCAAGCTTTGCTAA